GTCTGAAGAATCTGTCGCATATGAATCTGTCAGTGGCCACGTTTACATGAGTCAAACAGTCCTCCCTAACAGTTGGATTGTGACATGAAACAGATAAATATGGTAAAATGGGGGTAAGGGTCCAAGGGAACCAAGGCAAACTGTGGGTCGGTTCCTCTGAAGCGACCCCAATTTTGCGCACCACCCGTGTGTGGAAAACCACCAGGTGGAGGATTCTGGTGTGAGAGGAAGTCCGCCAGCGAGTTCAGGCCGCTGCCGATACAAGACCCGCAGGCTGGCCAGAAAGGTCACACCCCGCCTGAGACGCCACTGGAAGGCCTGCAACAACCAGACGGACCTGTCCTCCCACGGGCCAGGGCCACGAGGTGCTGCTGGTGCACCCTGGGCTTCCGGCGACAGTGCCATCTAATCGCAGCTGGCCAGGGGAAGGTAAATTCATGGAGTTGCTGTCATGTCCTTGGTGGGTTTCTCAGCATCAAATGAATTCCGATGCAGTCCAAGCTGTGTGTGGTCATTCACATTGCCTCCATGTACACTGGCGACTATAGACTCAATGATCATAactttcacacatttcagaCAGTAAGTCAGTCTTCTGTTAAAGCTGTTTTATCGAATCAGCCATTTTCTCTCAGTTCTTCCAGCTGGATGACATTCTTTCACTGGTCAGTTTGTTGCACTCTTCAGGCAGCTGGTTGAGAAAGTCCCATCTCCCAAAGTGAAGTTTTGTTCCTCTTATCAGTTTCATGAGGAATTTTTCTCTCAATGCGAGTATACTTTGAAAAGCTCTCttaagaaggaaaaacaaaaaaacagtgttaaaaaaaagcaaaagccaAGTAGGGAGCAAAGGGAACACATCTCTATAATAGCTAAGCTGGAAATTCATCTTCTGATTGTACCTGATTATGATTGTTACTCCTACATGGCAGTTTTGTTGTTAACTCTGTACTTGTACATGTGCAAGAATCGTAATCCTAAAATCAAAAAGATATTGTTCTGTTTTCAATGTTCACTATTAAGTTTAGCTTTGACTGTTCACTGAACTttggaaaatacatttttattgataaatgtgatggaaaacagagagagagagggatagCGGGAGAAAAACAATTGAATGCAATGAAAAGGTTTGGGTGAAGAACAACAACCTTTGTAAAACGCTCACCTCTTAATCGACCACATCATGACGTGCAGACCTTTTTTCCAAGTTAAACCTTGCCCTCAAGTGAGAAACAAGATGATCACGCTGGACGAGGAGCATTTTTCCCCTTTCCTCACTTCAGGGTAAATGTTGCAACCTTTTGTCCCTTTATGTGCAGGTGGACATTCAGTCCAGCCTTTGGTAATGAGTAGCAGACATGTTGTTGTTCTGCTACttcagaaatattcaacatACTTTCTCTTTCCTTCATCTTGCATTTTCCCCTTCCAGTGACcgctgcttttctttctaagcgatgcagaaaattgcctcctgaaaatgaaaattaatccAACCTGAATCTAATGAGAAAATTAAGTTTAGGAACAGACCTTAAATCCTTCTGTGTTGTTGTCAGATTCCCACTGACATGTTGATTAAAATACTCGGACATTaacgaggaagaggagtgatATGTGCAGTTCAACAGGTCTGTATTCTTAATAATCAACTCGTTGGGAGTTCTTAATTTTACTGACTGGACTCTTTTAGTCTGCAGGAGATATTTGACCTGAACAAGATTTATGACTTTCACCTTTCATAGTTGCACTGGTCAGTCCTCTCCAGAAATCCTTTGTCCATATTGGAATGCTGTCGGTGCAGAAAGACGCAACCAGATGAGCAACATTCAGTGAATAATACAGAGGAGCATCCTGGTTCCAGCTCTGCTATATATTCTGAGGCAACAGCAGGACGGACACACTCTTCCTGAGGGATCAGGTCAGGAAGACATCAGACTATTCAGACCAACCGGTCGCTGCTCCTCAGGTCAGAATGAAGATGCTGATTGGACTTTGTGGACTGATCTTGGTCCTTCTTTCCAGCGTCACAGCACAACCGCAGGTAAACTCTGGAAACTGCTTTCTTCTGCTGTCTTCACACACAATCAAACTTCTCTCTaaagctgttttcttctcttcctaGAAACATCCGGTTGATGTGTTTCCTCACGGTATGGCACATGTCCTGATTTCCTCTTGTAAGCTCCAAACACCAGAAATCTTTGGAATAattgttattttctttctcCCTGTCTTTCATTGTGAAACATCAGGATCGGACTGCACTGAGATTAAGAGGCTCCTGCCAGAGTCACGCAGCGGAGTTTATATGATCCATCCTGCTGCAAGCAGAATCCCCTTCAAGGTATCAAACCACATTTCAGCAAGATCAAACAGGTTTTTAGTTACTTCGGCAGTTTTACTTCATTTAGCTGATTTTGCacaatttaatcacattttatgttttcaacCTTAATCTTTAACACGTATGGGCTGTTAGCACTCTTTATCATATTTCACTATACTTCACTATATTTCACTATCTCaaccattttcattcattttagcaGCAATAACTTGTTGAGACTTTTTTAATGTACATtcaggtaaataaataaattcaggtAAAGCAGTGATAATAATACACACTATTTATATACACTAATATACAATAATAATAGTGAAATTAAATGAGCAAATTTCATGAAATGATTTTGTGAGAGAAGGATATAtgagtgtgtttgctctgttttgtgTCATGGCTAAGTCAGAGGCTCAGGAGCAGACAGCAAAGAGGAAATGGAGGTGAGATGGATGAGCAGATTTAATTCTCTCCAGAAGAGAGGACAAGTGAGGAACGAGTTCCTTTAATGCTCGGAGCTTGGTTCAGGCATCTGATCTGTTTCCCCCGAGGACAAGGCTGGCCATAAAACTAGGAACAGAGAATCTCAGAGTTAGCAAGTGCACAAGAACTGAGCGCAGAAGATAATCGCATCAAACTGACTGAGTAGTGAGCCACTATCCGTGAAGACAGGACGGCTCTTAAATAGTGGGCGAACGATACACAGCCGAAAGCCATCCCAGTGATGAGGCAGACCAGCACTTCTGTCAATAGCCTCCCCAGCACCGCCCATCTgtgaagcagaaacagagcATAGTAGGTTACAGCACCTCCAAGAGGACGCCGATGTATGGGGCGGAACATTTAAGCTCCACATGTGAGTATTTGTGTAATAACAGAATTAGAGGTTCAGTTCAAACAGCTAAACACTCttggtttctctctctggaccTTCTGCTCAGGTGTACTGTGAGATGCGTCCAGATGGCGGCTGGACGGTGATTCAAAAACGCACCGGACCTGCAGTTTCTTTTGATCAAAACTGGGCTTCATATGACCATGGTTTTGGTCACCTGACGTGTAAGTTAAGGATGCACAAAAATTGAGGACAAACAATTGAAGATGATTTCAAACGCAGCGAGTGAGAGAAAGGCGCCGTCAACTCTTTGTGCTTTCTGGTGAATTCAGGGGACCACTGGCTTGGTTTGAGGAAAATTTATTGGCTGACCCAGTCCAAGAGGATGAGCTTGAGGGTGGACCTGTGGGACTATGGAAGGGAAACTGCTTATGCCGAGTATGAGGACTTCAGTCTGGGGAGTCCAAGTACAGCTTATAAACTCAACATCGGGAGATACTCAGGAACTGCAGGTaatggctgaactttaaaatcaaaacaagttTAGAAGCTTTACTTTGAATTTGGaatcaaaaaatacatttgatcagttaatgaaaatatgaaagacCAGATCATTGATTatataaataacataaaaatgtcACCGCCATATGTTCCTGTCTTTCACATGTCCAAAAAGGAGTAAGAAGTACTTTTTTAATAATACCCCTTCACATCATTGTTGTTATCTTAATTTACCAAACGATATACTTTTATAATTATCATCcattttaatatatataatcCTACAAATATACTATAATGTGAACAGTTAAAACAAACCCATCACTCAAACAGCAccataaataaacaaacctcCTGTCCACCAAGCTGTGTGCCTCCCCACAATGATGGGCTCTTTTTGAATTTAAGCACATTTGGTAAGCATCTCGTCTCCACATATAATTTATTCAACAAATTTATACCACAATATGTGACACTAAAAGTTTTTAGAGCTTTTTATGAATAACCATTTTGTCTGTTACAGAACAATCTTTGAATATTAGATAATTGATATTATCTTTcctttattaattattttaattttttaaactAAACAAGATCCATGAATGTTTAAGTTTTTCATTGCAAGAGTATTGGAATGGTGTGTTCTCGAAACCTTTTGTACAatttttttgctctgttttg
The sequence above is drawn from the Salarias fasciatus chromosome 17, fSalaFa1.1, whole genome shotgun sequence genome and encodes:
- the LOC115404729 gene encoding angiopoietin-related protein 5-like, which encodes MGVEDSGVRGSPPASSGRCRYKTRRLARKVTPRLRRHWKACNNQTDLSSHGPGPRGSDCTEIKRLLPESRSGVYMIHPAASRIPFKVYCEMRPDGGWTVIQKRTGPAVSFDQNWASYDHGFGHLTWDHWLGLRKIYWLTQSKRMSLRVDLWDYGRETAYAEYEDFSLGSPSTAYKLNIGRYSGTAGDAIHGAKSEKSQNGFGFSTSDRDNDGCDNCNPFGHIPFDICTQFFGGGWWLSDCGSANLNGFYHPIFGGTRLQWRTWIPPIAATRMMIKSE